The proteins below come from a single Rhizobium sp. BT04 genomic window:
- the metG gene encoding methionine--tRNA ligase, with protein MTDKTPFYITTAISYPNGKPHIGHAYELIATDAMARYQRLDGKDVFFLTGTDEHGQKMQQTARGEGITAQALADRNSGEFQAMAKLLNASNDDFIRTTQERHHETSRNIWNLMAENGDIYKDSYAGWYSVRDEAYYQENETELRADGVRYGPQGTPVEWVEEASYFFKLSEYQEKLLAHYEANPDFIGPVERRNEVISFVKSGLKDLSVSRTTFDWGIKVPNDHAHVMYVWVDALTNYITATGYIEDRNGPRAKYWPADVHIIGKDIIRFHAVYWPAFLMSAKLPLPKRVFAHGFLLNKGEKMSKSLGNVVDPVNLVNHFGLDQVRYFFLREVSFGQDGSYSEEAIGIRINSDLANGIGNLASRSLSMIVKNCDGKIPECGALSDEDKAMLAQADALHASTREDMGKQQIHRALASIIAVVSETDRYFAGQAPWALKKTDPERMGTVLYVTAEVVRQIAILLQPFMPESSSKLLDLVAAPAGKRDFAALGEAGRLVAGTPLEAPTPIFPRYVAPEA; from the coding sequence ATGACAGACAAGACACCCTTCTACATCACCACCGCGATTTCCTATCCCAACGGCAAGCCGCATATCGGCCATGCCTATGAGCTGATCGCGACGGATGCGATGGCGCGCTATCAGCGCCTCGACGGCAAGGATGTGTTCTTCCTGACCGGCACCGACGAACACGGCCAGAAAATGCAGCAGACGGCGCGCGGCGAGGGGATCACTGCACAGGCGCTTGCCGATCGCAACTCCGGCGAATTCCAGGCGATGGCCAAGCTGCTGAACGCCTCCAACGATGACTTCATCCGCACCACGCAGGAGCGCCATCACGAGACATCGCGCAACATCTGGAACCTGATGGCCGAGAACGGCGACATCTACAAGGACAGCTATGCCGGCTGGTACTCGGTGCGCGACGAGGCCTATTACCAGGAAAACGAGACGGAGCTGCGCGCCGACGGCGTGCGCTACGGGCCGCAGGGCACGCCCGTCGAATGGGTGGAAGAGGCAAGCTATTTCTTCAAGCTCTCCGAATACCAGGAGAAGCTGCTGGCCCATTACGAGGCGAACCCCGATTTCATCGGTCCGGTCGAGCGCCGCAACGAGGTGATCTCCTTCGTCAAGTCAGGCCTCAAGGACCTCTCGGTCTCGCGCACGACCTTCGACTGGGGCATCAAAGTGCCGAACGATCACGCCCACGTCATGTATGTCTGGGTCGATGCGCTGACCAACTATATCACCGCGACCGGCTATATCGAGGACCGGAACGGCCCGCGGGCGAAATACTGGCCGGCCGACGTCCACATCATCGGCAAGGACATCATCCGCTTCCATGCCGTCTATTGGCCGGCCTTCCTGATGTCGGCAAAGCTGCCGCTGCCAAAGCGGGTCTTTGCCCATGGCTTCCTGCTCAACAAGGGCGAGAAGATGTCGAAGTCGCTCGGCAACGTCGTCGATCCCGTCAACCTGGTGAACCATTTCGGCCTCGACCAAGTGCGCTACTTCTTCCTGCGCGAAGTCTCTTTCGGCCAGGACGGCAGCTATAGCGAAGAGGCGATCGGCATTCGCATCAATTCCGACCTCGCCAACGGCATCGGCAATCTCGCCAGCCGCTCGCTGTCGATGATCGTCAAGAACTGCGACGGCAAGATCCCGGAATGCGGGGCACTCAGCGACGAGGACAAGGCGATGCTCGCCCAAGCCGACGCGCTGCATGCCTCGACGCGCGAGGACATGGGCAAGCAGCAGATCCACCGGGCGCTCGCTTCGATCATCGCTGTTGTCTCCGAGACCGACCGTTATTTCGCCGGCCAGGCGCCATGGGCGCTGAAGAAGACGGATCCGGAGCGTATGGGCACGGTGCTCTATGTGACTGCCGAAGTCGTGCGCCAGATCGCCATCCTGCTGCAGCCCTTCATGCCGGAATCATCCAGCAAGCTACTCGATCTGGTTGCCGCACCCGCTGGCAAGCGCGACTTCGCCGCTCTCGGTGAAGCCGGCCGTCTCGTTGCCGGAACGCCGCTCGAAGCGCCGACGCCGATCTTCCCGCGCTACGTGGCTCCGGAGGCTTGA
- a CDS encoding DNA polymerase III subunit delta' has translation MSEERPGLLDGAIWPGENTRLFGHEEAEAFLAQSYRSGKGHHAILIEGPEGIGKATLAFRFANHVLSHPDPDGAPETIGDPDPASAVSRQIASGASHNLLHLARPVDEKTGKVKSAITVDEVRRAGKFFSQTSGTGNWRIVIIDPADDMNRNAANAILKILEEPPKRALFLVLSHAPGQLLPTIRSRCLPLKLAPLADDELFAALAHLGISGEGGTVLSAAKGSVGEALKLLNYGGGEIIAAYDEMLSAEGPTARKAMHRLADALSGRESDTIFDFFVSHVGDDIMNRARVAAGEGQITAAERLARLYSEITERLTISDAYNLDRKQTIISILADIKQPGL, from the coding sequence ATGAGTGAAGAGAGGCCCGGACTGCTCGACGGCGCTATCTGGCCAGGCGAAAATACCAGGCTGTTCGGCCATGAGGAGGCAGAAGCCTTCCTGGCGCAATCCTACCGGTCCGGCAAGGGCCACCACGCCATCCTGATCGAGGGGCCGGAGGGCATCGGCAAGGCGACGCTCGCCTTCCGCTTCGCCAATCATGTGCTTTCGCATCCCGATCCCGACGGGGCGCCGGAGACGATCGGCGATCCGGATCCGGCCTCTGCCGTCAGCCGGCAGATCGCCTCCGGCGCCTCGCACAATCTCCTGCATCTGGCCCGGCCCGTGGATGAAAAGACCGGCAAGGTGAAATCGGCGATAACAGTCGACGAGGTGCGCCGCGCCGGCAAGTTCTTCTCGCAGACTTCGGGCACCGGCAACTGGCGGATCGTCATCATCGATCCGGCCGACGACATGAACCGCAATGCGGCCAACGCCATCCTGAAGATCCTGGAGGAACCGCCGAAGCGGGCGCTGTTCCTGGTGCTCTCGCATGCACCGGGACAGCTGCTGCCGACCATCCGCTCGCGCTGCCTGCCGCTGAAGCTGGCGCCGCTTGCCGACGATGAACTCTTCGCGGCCCTTGCCCATCTCGGCATATCAGGCGAAGGCGGGACGGTGCTTTCGGCCGCCAAGGGCAGCGTCGGCGAGGCGCTGAAACTCCTGAACTACGGCGGCGGCGAGATCATCGCCGCCTATGACGAGATGCTGTCGGCCGAGGGGCCGACCGCCCGCAAGGCCATGCATCGGCTGGCCGACGCGCTTTCCGGCCGGGAAAGCGACACGATCTTCGATTTCTTCGTCAGCCATGTCGGCGACGACATCATGAACCGCGCGCGCGTAGCGGCAGGCGAGGGGCAGATCACCGCTGCGGAACGGCTGGCACGGCTCTATTCGGAGATCACCGAGCGGCTGACGATTTCCGATGCCTACAACCTCGACCGCAAGCAGACGATCATCAGCATTCTCGCCGATATCAAGCAGCCAGGCCTCTGA
- the tmk gene encoding dTMP kinase, translated as MSSGMGLFVTFEGGEGAGKSTQIRRLAAALKGEGHDVLVTREPGGSPGAEAVRHVLLSGAAEAFGTRMEAILFAAARNDHVEEVIRPALGAGKIVLCDRFMDSSRVYQGITGNLEPDFIETLQRVAINGVMPDCTVILDIPAKIGLERAQKRAGADAPDRFEKERLETHEKRREAFLDIAAREPERCHVVNAMQTEEAISAEILAIVKQLLSPAGRARMPEAAHHE; from the coding sequence TTGTCATCCGGTATGGGATTGTTCGTTACATTTGAAGGCGGGGAAGGCGCTGGTAAATCCACGCAGATCCGTCGCCTCGCCGCGGCGCTGAAGGGCGAAGGTCACGACGTGCTGGTGACGCGCGAACCGGGTGGATCGCCGGGCGCGGAGGCCGTGCGTCACGTGCTGTTGTCGGGGGCTGCCGAAGCCTTCGGCACGCGGATGGAGGCGATCCTCTTTGCGGCCGCCCGCAACGACCATGTCGAAGAGGTGATCCGGCCGGCGCTTGGCGCCGGCAAGATCGTGCTCTGCGACCGCTTCATGGATTCCTCCCGCGTCTATCAGGGCATCACCGGCAATCTCGAACCCGATTTCATCGAGACGCTGCAGCGCGTCGCCATCAACGGCGTCATGCCGGATTGCACCGTGATCCTCGACATCCCGGCCAAGATCGGGCTGGAGCGGGCGCAGAAGCGCGCCGGCGCCGACGCTCCCGATCGCTTCGAGAAGGAGCGGCTCGAAACCCACGAGAAACGGCGCGAGGCCTTTCTCGATATCGCCGCCCGCGAGCCGGAGCGCTGCCACGTGGTCAACGCCATGCAGACCGAGGAGGCGATTTCCGCCGAGATCCTGGCGATCGTCAAACAGTTGCTATCGCCTGCAGGCCGTGCCCGAATGCCGGAAGCCGCTCATCATGAGTGA
- a CDS encoding D-alanyl-D-alanine carboxypeptidase family protein: protein MLKPLLRLLACIMPLATGAFAADSGTAGFATKAAQAYMIEAATGTVLLAKNEDQGFSPASLAKLMTMDLVFEALTKGQITLDTEYPVSEYAWRTGGAPSRTATMFASLKSRVRVDDLIKGVAIQGANDSCIILAEGMAGTEQQFAVSMTRRARELGMEKAEFGNSTGLPDGKSKVTAREMVTLATALHQSYPNLYPYFALPDFEWNKIFQRNRNPLLGLDLGADGLATGFTEGEGYSIVASVERDGRRLFLALAGIASDKERTEEAKRVLEWGLTAFENRQIFADKEVIGAASVYGGTARTVDLVAKAPVSVYIPISNPDRLSARIVYRWPLTAPVEPDTQAGTLRIFAGSRLLREVPLYTVQAVGEGSLSSRAVDAMLELGESLFFSWLWDKSAPG, encoded by the coding sequence ATGCTGAAGCCTTTGCTTCGCCTGCTTGCATGCATCATGCCGCTCGCCACCGGCGCATTCGCAGCCGATAGCGGTACCGCCGGCTTCGCCACCAAGGCGGCGCAGGCCTATATGATCGAGGCCGCCACCGGCACCGTGCTTCTCGCCAAGAACGAGGATCAGGGTTTTTCGCCGGCCTCGCTCGCCAAGCTGATGACGATGGATCTCGTCTTCGAAGCGTTGACGAAGGGCCAGATCACCCTCGATACCGAATATCCGGTTTCCGAATATGCCTGGCGAACCGGCGGCGCGCCATCGCGGACGGCAACGATGTTCGCCAGCCTCAAATCGCGGGTGCGCGTCGATGACCTGATCAAGGGTGTCGCCATCCAGGGCGCCAATGACAGCTGCATCATCCTCGCCGAGGGCATGGCCGGAACCGAGCAGCAATTTGCCGTGTCGATGACGCGACGCGCCCGCGAGCTCGGCATGGAGAAGGCCGAGTTCGGCAATTCCACCGGCCTTCCCGACGGAAAGAGCAAGGTGACGGCGCGCGAGATGGTGACGCTCGCCACCGCCCTGCACCAGTCCTATCCCAATCTCTATCCCTATTTCGCCCTGCCGGATTTCGAGTGGAACAAGATCTTCCAGCGCAACCGCAACCCGCTGCTCGGGCTCGATCTCGGTGCCGACGGGCTGGCAACCGGCTTTACCGAGGGCGAGGGCTATTCGATCGTCGCTTCGGTTGAGCGCGACGGCCGGCGGCTGTTTCTGGCGCTGGCCGGCATCGCCTCCGACAAGGAGCGGACGGAGGAGGCCAAGCGGGTGCTCGAGTGGGGGCTGACGGCCTTCGAAAACCGGCAGATCTTCGCCGACAAGGAAGTGATCGGCGCCGCCAGCGTCTATGGCGGCACGGCGCGCACCGTCGATCTCGTCGCCAAGGCGCCGGTCAGCGTCTATATCCCGATCAGCAACCCCGACCGGCTGTCGGCGCGCATCGTCTATCGCTGGCCGCTGACGGCGCCGGTAGAGCCGGACACCCAGGCAGGCACACTCAGGATTTTCGCAGGGTCCCGTCTTCTCAGGGAGGTGCCGCTCTATACCGTGCAGGCGGTCGGCGAGGGCTCGCTCAGCAGCCGGGCGGTGGACGCCATGCTGGAGCTCGGCGAATCGCTGTTTTTCTCCTGGCTCTGGGACAAGTCGGCGCCCGGCTGA
- a CDS encoding septal ring lytic transglycosylase RlpA family protein, which translates to MKLGYGAASFATTARWLAISAMCATVAACGTTQAVPKKKSHGKEYFSESEYGVKASPRVATGNNIPKGGGRYMVGNPYEVKGKWYYPKEDFSYNKVGVASWYGSAFHGRLTANGEVYDQMHLSAAHPTFPLPSYARVTNLESGSSVIVRVNDRGPYHEGRIIDLSNKTADMLDLQHSGTGKVRVQYVGRARMDGHDMPYLMASYVPKGSRIPGVNPEGQIATGVMVASNSRKITRDQLQSAEDYETPASVPVPMSATSYAGSTPSARYNAVPAATPALAAPTHVLVAPSAPSINNAAPSFDQMVVLPEIGPMPYERPLGSLALGYQDEDVKTVTVDLAFDAVMVRNDGLTQESILAAAKRHQAKTAAR; encoded by the coding sequence ATGAAATTGGGATACGGGGCGGCGTCTTTCGCAACGACAGCACGGTGGCTGGCAATCTCGGCGATGTGTGCGACGGTTGCGGCGTGCGGCACGACACAGGCGGTGCCGAAGAAGAAATCCCACGGCAAAGAATATTTCTCCGAATCCGAATATGGCGTGAAGGCGAGCCCGCGGGTCGCCACCGGCAACAACATCCCCAAGGGCGGCGGCCGCTACATGGTCGGCAATCCTTACGAGGTGAAGGGCAAGTGGTATTATCCGAAGGAGGACTTCTCCTATAACAAGGTCGGCGTCGCCTCCTGGTATGGCTCGGCCTTTCACGGCCGCCTGACGGCGAATGGCGAAGTCTACGACCAGATGCATCTTTCCGCCGCGCATCCGACCTTCCCGCTGCCGAGCTATGCGCGCGTCACCAATCTCGAAAGCGGCTCCTCCGTCATCGTGCGCGTCAACGATCGCGGCCCCTATCACGAAGGCCGCATCATCGACCTGTCCAACAAGACGGCCGACATGCTGGATCTGCAGCACAGCGGCACCGGCAAGGTGCGCGTGCAATATGTCGGCCGCGCCCGCATGGACGGCCACGACATGCCCTATCTGATGGCCTCCTACGTGCCGAAGGGCAGCCGCATTCCCGGCGTCAATCCGGAAGGCCAGATCGCAACCGGCGTGATGGTCGCCTCCAACAGCCGCAAGATCACCCGCGATCAGTTGCAGAGTGCCGAAGACTATGAGACGCCGGCCAGCGTGCCGGTGCCGATGTCGGCCACGTCCTATGCCGGTTCGACGCCGAGCGCGCGCTACAATGCGGTACCCGCCGCAACGCCCGCCCTGGCAGCACCCACCCATGTTCTGGTGGCGCCGTCAGCCCCGTCCATCAACAATGCCGCGCCGTCCTTCGACCAGATGGTCGTGCTGCCGGAGATCGGTCCGATGCCCTACGAACGGCCGCTGGGCTCTCTCGCGCTCGGCTACCAGGACGAGGACGTGAAGACGGTGACCGTCGATCTCGCCTTCGACGCGGTGATGGTGCGCAATGACGGGCTGACGCAGGAGTCGATCCTTGCCGCGGCCAAGCGTCATCAGGCAAAAACCGCCGCGCGCTGA
- a CDS encoding GYD domain-containing protein, which yields MAMYLTRFSYTPETWARMIEKPEDRREAARTYIESVGGKLHGFWYAFGEHDGWNLWEAPDNVSMAAVALAIGAGGALRSMETTVLLSVEDTIEALKKAKSVRYRPPAA from the coding sequence ATGGCCATGTATCTCACGCGCTTCAGCTACACGCCCGAGACGTGGGCGCGCATGATCGAAAAGCCCGAAGATCGCCGGGAGGCGGCGCGGACCTACATTGAATCGGTGGGCGGGAAGCTGCATGGGTTCTGGTACGCCTTCGGCGAGCATGACGGTTGGAATCTGTGGGAGGCGCCCGACAACGTATCGATGGCGGCGGTCGCGTTGGCTATCGGTGCAGGCGGCGCGCTCAGATCCATGGAGACCACTGTCCTCCTCAGCGTCGAGGATACGATCGAAGCCTTGAAAAAGGCCAAGTCGGTTCGGTATCGGCCACCGGCAGCGTAG
- a CDS encoding alkylphosphonate utilization protein encodes MADDIIVKDSNGSQLHDGDSVTLIKDLKVKGTSETLKRGTLVKGIRLTDNPGEIECNTKQVKGLVLKTEFLKKA; translated from the coding sequence ATGGCCGACGACATCATCGTAAAGGACAGCAACGGAAGCCAGCTTCATGACGGCGATTCCGTAACCCTGATCAAGGACCTCAAGGTCAAGGGAACCTCGGAGACGCTGAAGCGTGGAACGCTGGTGAAGGGCATTCGCCTGACCGACAATCCCGGTGAGATCGAGTGCAACACCAAGCAGGTCAAAGGCCTGGTGCTGAAAACCGAGTTTTTGAAGAAGGCATAG
- a CDS encoding transglutaminase family protein — translation MKIRAGFHLGYECVQPTPMLLVLNIHPSRRADLLSEQVLTFDRAIEAWEYTDGFGNACSRIVAPAGVTTISTEFEIYDSGQPDVVPEDAVQHAINDLPDEVLVFLLGSRYCDTDRLADFAWATFSSTPLGWARVQAICDFVHDHITFDYLKADLLRTAHGGFIDKAGVCRDFAHLAIALCRCMNIPARYCTGYLGDIGVPIDPNPMDFSAWFEVFLGGHWHTVDARHNTPRIGRILMATGRDATDVAMSTAFGPATLARFEVITEEVPQEGD, via the coding sequence ATGAAGATACGCGCCGGGTTTCATCTGGGCTACGAATGCGTGCAGCCAACGCCGATGCTGCTCGTCCTCAATATCCACCCCTCCCGTCGTGCCGATCTTCTCAGCGAGCAGGTCCTGACATTCGACCGGGCAATCGAGGCCTGGGAATATACCGATGGTTTCGGCAATGCCTGCAGCCGGATCGTCGCACCGGCGGGAGTGACGACGATCTCTACGGAGTTCGAGATCTACGACAGCGGCCAGCCCGACGTCGTTCCCGAAGATGCAGTCCAGCACGCGATCAACGACCTGCCGGACGAGGTGCTGGTCTTCCTGCTCGGCAGCCGCTATTGCGACACCGACAGGCTTGCCGATTTTGCCTGGGCAACCTTCTCGTCGACGCCGCTCGGTTGGGCGCGCGTTCAGGCGATTTGCGATTTCGTCCATGACCACATCACTTTCGATTACCTGAAGGCCGACCTCCTGCGGACCGCGCATGGCGGCTTCATCGACAAAGCAGGAGTCTGCCGCGACTTTGCCCATCTCGCCATCGCGCTTTGCCGATGCATGAATATCCCGGCGCGATATTGCACCGGCTATCTCGGCGATATCGGCGTTCCGATCGATCCCAATCCGATGGATTTCAGCGCCTGGTTCGAGGTCTTTCTCGGCGGCCACTGGCATACGGTCGATGCCCGCCACAACACGCCGCGCATCGGCAGAATATTGATGGCGACCGGCCGCGACGCCACCGATGTCGCAATGTCGACGGCTTTCGGCCCGGCAACGCTCGCCCGCTTCGAGGTGATCACCGAAGAAGTGCCGCAAGAGGGCGATTGA
- a CDS encoding transglutaminase family protein, translating into MTIFSVRHITSYRYVREVDFGEHRLMFRPRDSFDQRLIEASLTTYPEESHVRWIHDVFGNCVALVDISRPSAELRFETWITLDHTPQVALDLKVDEEALIYPFSYDKDEIADLTPAMQRHYPDPNDEVGRWARQFLRLGRPTETGHLLMTLCYAIRESFVYARRQEHGTQTPVQTLQLRSGTCRDFALLMMEAARVLGLAARFVTGYVYVPDRDGSTVLGGGSTHAWCQIYLPGAGWAEFDPTNGIVGNRDLIRVAVARDPRQAVPLSGSYDGDGKDFDSMTVQVNVTTRQSG; encoded by the coding sequence ATGACGATTTTCTCCGTCCGCCACATCACGTCCTATCGCTACGTCAGGGAGGTCGATTTCGGCGAGCATCGGTTGATGTTCCGGCCGCGCGACAGTTTCGACCAGCGGTTGATCGAAGCGTCGTTGACGACCTATCCTGAGGAAAGTCATGTCCGCTGGATCCACGATGTTTTCGGCAATTGCGTGGCGCTCGTCGATATTTCACGACCGTCGGCTGAGCTTCGCTTCGAAACCTGGATCACCCTCGATCATACGCCGCAGGTTGCCCTGGATCTCAAGGTGGACGAAGAGGCCCTGATCTATCCATTCTCCTACGACAAGGATGAGATTGCCGATCTGACGCCGGCGATGCAGCGCCATTATCCCGACCCCAACGACGAGGTCGGACGCTGGGCGCGCCAGTTCTTGCGTCTTGGGCGTCCGACGGAGACCGGCCATCTGCTGATGACGCTGTGTTACGCCATTCGGGAAAGCTTCGTCTATGCGCGGCGCCAGGAACATGGGACGCAGACGCCGGTCCAGACCTTGCAGCTTCGTTCCGGCACCTGCCGGGATTTCGCCCTGCTGATGATGGAGGCGGCACGCGTCCTCGGCCTCGCGGCGCGCTTCGTCACCGGCTACGTCTATGTTCCCGACCGGGACGGCTCCACCGTGCTCGGCGGCGGTTCCACCCATGCATGGTGCCAGATCTATCTTCCAGGCGCCGGCTGGGCGGAGTTCGATCCGACCAATGGGATCGTCGGCAACCGCGATCTCATTCGTGTCGCGGTGGCCCGCGATCCGCGCCAGGCAGTCCCATTGAGCGGCAGCTATGACGGGGATGGGAAGGATTTCGACAGCATGACAGTGCAGGTGAACGTCACCACAAGGCAATCTGGCTAG
- a CDS encoding entericidin encodes MSKATIAIACICLLTLSGCGNTAYGLKKDGQEASHAMDNATHRVLSAGAKK; translated from the coding sequence ATGTCAAAAGCTACAATCGCCATCGCCTGTATCTGCCTGCTCACCCTGTCCGGCTGCGGCAATACCGCATACGGGCTGAAGAAGGATGGACAGGAGGCGAGCCACGCAATGGACAATGCGACACATCGGGTGCTTTCGGCAGGCGCCAAGAAGTGA
- a CDS encoding GlsB/YeaQ/YmgE family stress response membrane protein yields the protein MENAGVGWIAAIIIGGIAGWLAEKAMSSNMGLLMNILLGIVGAIVANWILGFLHIQPLAGWLGYLITGFVGACILIFVGRLIRR from the coding sequence ATGGAAAACGCAGGTGTAGGTTGGATTGCAGCCATCATTATCGGTGGCATCGCCGGATGGCTGGCGGAAAAGGCCATGAGCAGCAACATGGGCTTGCTCATGAACATATTGCTCGGCATTGTCGGCGCCATTGTCGCCAACTGGATCCTGGGTTTCTTGCACATCCAGCCGCTTGCCGGTTGGCTGGGTTATCTGATCACCGGTTTCGTCGGCGCCTGCATTCTGATTTTCGTCGGCCGCCTCATCCGCCGCTGA
- a CDS encoding SurA N-terminal domain-containing protein yields the protein MFHILRRAAQTWVAKLLLLLLVVSFGAWGVSHQLLTGGNSTTVVTVGDQHVDVNEFHLAYQRQVASLGQQFGMRLTPEQARAFGVEQQVLAQLVAGASLDQLAEDMNLGLSEDRLAQLIADDPAFKAVNGKFDRELFISRLRNANIRQDDYIKERSKVAVRSQVVDAISNGFTAPKTLVDALKLYGDESRSIDYLLLTNANIEPIKAPADDVLATWFDGVKQRYQAPEYRKLVYLKLQPADIADAATVTDDQIHEAFDKSKDTYRTPESRTIEQLTFASKDLAAAAETALKGGTSFDQLVSDQGKTASDVLLGEFTKDKVPDQAVADAAFAVSRDGGTTPVVEGSFGSVILRITNIKPETVKNFDEVKEDIRKQLALSNASQEVINVHDRIEDLRAGGSTLEDIAGQLKLQAVTVDAVDMTGADKGGKEVKDIPVKQQLLGEAFKTEVGVDAPPLPIGNDGYVWFNVREITPTRERPVAEVREKAVEDWTAEQQKAELAKKADELKAAAAKGTALADIATPLGIAVESKSGLTRSTDDPVLGRAAVTAAFSGPIDTVASAVGADPSTQILMKVTEVNSQPTGDVLNNRDAQITAMANAAGDDILDQMVNLLQTQYGAQINQTLAEQATTR from the coding sequence ATGTTCCATATCCTGAGAAGAGCTGCTCAGACCTGGGTTGCCAAGCTGCTCCTGCTTCTGCTCGTCGTCTCCTTCGGCGCCTGGGGCGTGTCGCATCAGCTGTTAACGGGCGGCAACAGCACCACGGTTGTGACCGTCGGCGATCAGCATGTGGACGTCAACGAATTCCACCTCGCCTATCAGCGCCAGGTGGCAAGCCTCGGCCAGCAGTTCGGCATGCGCCTCACCCCGGAACAGGCCCGCGCCTTCGGCGTCGAACAGCAGGTGCTCGCCCAACTCGTTGCCGGCGCCTCGCTCGACCAGCTCGCAGAAGATATGAATCTCGGCCTGTCCGAGGATCGCCTCGCCCAGTTGATCGCCGACGATCCGGCTTTCAAGGCCGTCAACGGCAAGTTCGACCGTGAGCTCTTCATCTCGCGCCTGCGCAATGCCAATATCCGCCAGGACGATTACATCAAGGAGCGCAGCAAGGTCGCCGTCCGCAGCCAGGTCGTCGATGCCATCTCGAACGGTTTCACCGCCCCGAAGACGCTGGTCGACGCCCTGAAGCTCTATGGCGATGAAAGCCGCAGCATCGACTATCTCCTGCTCACCAACGCCAATATCGAGCCGATCAAGGCGCCTGCCGACGACGTGCTGGCGACGTGGTTCGACGGCGTCAAGCAGCGCTACCAGGCGCCTGAATACCGCAAGCTCGTCTATCTCAAGCTGCAGCCCGCCGATATCGCTGACGCCGCGACCGTCACCGACGACCAGATCCACGAAGCCTTCGACAAGAGCAAGGATACTTACCGCACGCCGGAGAGCCGCACCATCGAACAGCTGACCTTTGCCAGCAAGGATCTTGCCGCCGCCGCCGAAACAGCGCTGAAGGGCGGCACCAGCTTCGATCAGTTGGTCTCCGACCAGGGCAAAACGGCAAGCGATGTACTGCTCGGCGAATTCACCAAGGACAAGGTTCCCGACCAGGCCGTTGCCGATGCGGCCTTCGCAGTGTCGCGCGATGGCGGCACGACGCCTGTCGTCGAAGGCTCCTTTGGCTCCGTCATCCTGCGCATCACCAACATCAAGCCGGAAACGGTGAAGAATTTCGACGAGGTGAAGGAGGACATCCGCAAGCAGCTGGCGCTGTCCAATGCCTCTCAGGAAGTGATCAACGTTCATGACCGCATCGAGGATCTGCGCGCCGGAGGTTCCACGCTCGAGGATATCGCCGGCCAGCTGAAGCTCCAGGCCGTCACCGTCGACGCCGTCGACATGACCGGCGCCGACAAGGGCGGCAAAGAGGTCAAGGATATCCCCGTCAAGCAGCAACTGCTCGGCGAAGCCTTCAAGACCGAGGTTGGCGTCGATGCGCCGCCGCTGCCGATCGGCAATGACGGTTATGTCTGGTTCAACGTCCGGGAAATCACGCCGACCCGCGAGCGCCCGGTTGCCGAGGTGCGCGAAAAGGCGGTCGAGGACTGGACGGCGGAACAGCAGAAAGCCGAACTCGCCAAGAAGGCCGACGAATTGAAGGCCGCGGCAGCCAAGGGCACCGCGCTTGCCGATATCGCAACGCCGCTCGGCATCGCCGTCGAAAGCAAGAGCGGCCTTACCCGCTCCACCGATGATCCGGTGCTTGGCCGTGCCGCCGTCACCGCCGCCTTCTCCGGGCCCATCGATACGGTTGCGAGCGCTGTCGGCGCCGATCCCTCGACGCAGATCCTGATGAAGGTCACCGAGGTCAACAGTCAGCCGACCGGCGACGTGCTGAACAACCGCGATGCCCAGATCACCGCCATGGCCAATGCGGCCGGCGACGATATTCTCGATCAGATGGTCAACCTGCTGCAGACGCAGTATGGCGCTCAGATCAACCAGACGCTCGCCGAACAGGCAACGACCCGCTAG